The sequence TTTCTTTGTGCTTCCGCTGCTTTGCGACGACGCTTGGCACTGGGTTTTTCGTAAGATTCCCGTCTTTTCAGCTCTTTTTTAACACCGTCAAGCTGGAGTTTTTTCTTAAGAATCCGTATCGCCTGTTCAATATCTCCCTTAACTTCAACTTCGATCATGGTAACTCCAATAGTATTTATTGATTGTCAATTTACTAATTTAATAGTGTAACGCCTTGCCCTGCATTGTTTTTCGATGATTGCCATTCTGGAAAATGTAAAGACCAAGTCAGGCGGCAAGACAAAACATGCTTTATATAAGATGATAGGGGTATCTGTCAATTGTTTTTTGTGCCTTAATTCAGGTTGTTTTCTTCTGCGGCGGAAATATCTTTCCCGGATTCAGGATGTTGTTCGGGTCAAAAAGGTTTTTTATCTCCTGCATCACTGAAAGGGTGTTGGGATCAAGTTCCAGGGGGAGAAATTCCGCCTTGGTGATGCCGATGCCATGTTCTCCGGATAAGGTGCCCGAGAGGCTGATGACTTTTTCAAAGAGTTGTCTTTTGGCGGTTTCGCCGCGCAGGGCTTCTTCTGGATTGGCTTTATCAAGCATTATATTGACATGGATATTGCCGTCTCCGGCATGCCCGAAGGTAAAGATGATAACATCAAGGTCAAGAGCCAGTTGTTCTGTAAAGGCAACAAGTTCTGGAATTTTCGTGCGGGGAACCACAACGTCTTCGCTGATTTTGTGCGGCTTTAATTGAAAGGCGGCAGGCGAAACAGCACGCCGGGCTGACCAGATGGCTTCGCGTTCTTCATCGGTATCAGCCTTGCTGATTTCGATAATGCCGGGCTGAGACTGAAGGAAATCCAGTAATTCTTCCGATTGGGTTTCAATGATCTTTTTGTCGCCGTCCAGTTCGAGAATCAGGATGGCTTCGGTTTGTTCGGGCAGGGAAAAGGGAAGGGATGCAGAAACGATTTTGATCGCCGTCCGGTCCATGTATTCAAGGGTGCATGGCCGGTGTGATGCTAGAATTTTTGCTACAAGAGCCGTGGCCGCAGCAAGGCTTTCTACAGCGATCAGAAAAGAGACCCGTGCTTCAGGGTTGGTAAGCAGGCGGAGGATAATTTTTGTAATGATCCCCAGGGTGCCTTCCGATCCCACAAAGAGGCGGGAAAGATCGTAGCCCACCACGCCCTTGGCGGTTCTGGTGCCGGTGGTAAGTATTCTGCCGTCCGGAAGCACGACTTCAAGGCCCAGGACATAATCTCTGGTGACCCCGTATTTTACGGCGCTTGGGCCTCCGGCGCATTCCGCCACATTGCCGCCCAGGCTGCAGAATTTATGACTTGCCGGATCCGGCGGATAAAAAAGGCCCAGTTTTTTTACGGCATTCTGGAAATCGCCGGTGATCACCCCCGGCTCCACCACTGCGATGTGATTTTCCGAATCAATTTCAAGGATGCGGTTGAAGCGGCTCATGGCCATGACCAGGCCGCCGGCTATGGGTAAAGCACCACCGGTCATTCCGGTTCCCGCTCCCCGGGGAACCACTGGAAAAGAAAGTTGGTTGGCAAGCCGCATTATTGCTGCGACTTCTTCGGTGTTGCCGGGAAAGGCAACAGCAGCTGGAGGAAATTCCCGGGCGGTTGCGTCGTAGGAATAGCAGAGCAGTTCTTCAGGGGTTGTGGTCAGATGTTCCTTGCCGATGATTTTTTCAAGCGCTTTTATGATTTGCTGGTCCATGTCAATGGTTTACGAAATGAGAGGAAGAAGGTAAAGTACTATTTTGTTTGAAGTACCGATTCTCTCTGTGGATGTGGGGCGAATGTGGGATTAATTAACAGCCTTCAGGCTGTTCTGCGATAACTTAAATGGAATTAAATCAGGATAGTTTTTCATGAACAATAAATTACGAGTTGCTCTGCTTGCCGGCGGCAAATCAGGGGAACGGGAAGTGTCTCTTAAGGGGGCATTGGAAGTTGAAAAGGCCCTTGATCCGCAAAAATACACGGTGAAGCGTTATGATCCGGCAAATGATCTTGGCAAACTGGCCGAAGATGCAAAAAACATAGATGTGGCCTTTATCCTGCTCCACGGGGTGTTCGGCGAGGACGGCACGGTGCAGGGGTATCTTGATCTTCTGGGAATTCCCTATCAGGGCTCCGGGGTGCTTGGCAGTGCCATTGCAATGGATAAAAATCTTGCCAAGGAGTTGTACCATAACGCCGGACTCCTGGTTGCCGACTGGGTCATGGCACTCCCGCAGGACATTGATTCTCCGGCAGGCCTTGCCGATGAACTTGACCTGCCGCTGGTCATAAAACCGGTGCGCCAGGGGTCAAGCCTGGGCATGAGTATTGCCGAAACTGAAGAAGAGCTTGGCCGCGGCATCCGCGAGGCATTCAAGTATGATAATGCGGTCATGGTGGAGAAATTTATTGCCGGTCGTGAAATTACCGGCGCCGTTCTTGGCAACGACACCCTCGAAGCCTTGCCCATCGTGGAAATTATCCCTGATCAGAAATACAGATTTTTCGATTAT comes from Pseudomonadota bacterium and encodes:
- the rpsU gene encoding 30S ribosomal protein S21; protein product: MEVEVKGDIEQAIRILKKKLQLDGVKKELKRRESYEKPSAKRRRKAAEAQRKIRKLKLRSDRD
- a CDS encoding FAD-binding protein, which gives rise to MDQQIIKALEKIIGKEHLTTTPEELLCYSYDATAREFPPAAVAFPGNTEEVAAIMRLANQLSFPVVPRGAGTGMTGGALPIAGGLVMAMSRFNRILEIDSENHIAVVEPGVITGDFQNAVKKLGLFYPPDPASHKFCSLGGNVAECAGGPSAVKYGVTRDYVLGLEVVLPDGRILTTGTRTAKGVVGYDLSRLFVGSEGTLGIITKIILRLLTNPEARVSFLIAVESLAAATALVAKILASHRPCTLEYMDRTAIKIVSASLPFSLPEQTEAILILELDGDKKIIETQSEELLDFLQSQPGIIEISKADTDEEREAIWSARRAVSPAAFQLKPHKISEDVVVPRTKIPELVAFTEQLALDLDVIIFTFGHAGDGNIHVNIMLDKANPEEALRGETAKRQLFEKVISLSGTLSGEHGIGITKAEFLPLELDPNTLSVMQEIKNLFDPNNILNPGKIFPPQKKTT
- a CDS encoding D-alanine--D-alanine ligase is translated as MNNKLRVALLAGGKSGEREVSLKGALEVEKALDPQKYTVKRYDPANDLGKLAEDAKNIDVAFILLHGVFGEDGTVQGYLDLLGIPYQGSGVLGSAIAMDKNLAKELYHNAGLLVADWVMALPQDIDSPAGLADELDLPLVIKPVRQGSSLGMSIAETEEELGRGIREAFKYDNAVMVEKFIAGREITGAVLGNDTLEALPIVEIIPDQKYRFFDYEAKYQPGATREVCPAEIGPELTRRAQDIAVTAHKALLLRGYSRTDMIISGTDIYVLETNTIPGMTSTSLLPQAAAAQGLSFSALLDRLIELALEG